The nucleotide window TATCTGGTCATTCAATATAGTGATGGCCTACTTAGGGTGGCCGCCGACCAGGTGAAAGCTCTTTCCCGTTATCGCGCCAGTAGCGATGCCCCTCCCACCCTGAACAAAATGTCCGGGAGCGCCTGGGAAAAAACCAAGCAGAAAGTTAAAAAAAGCATTCAAAAAGTTGCCTTTGATCTTCTCGAACTCTATGCCAAGCGGGCCGAACAAACCGGTTTTGCCTTTCCTCCTGATTCCCCCTGGCAACAGGAAATGGAAGACTCCTTCCCCTATCCCCTCACTCCTGATCAAATTCGTGCTGTCCAGGAAGTCAAACAAGATATGGAGTCTCCTCGCCCCATGGACCGACTGGTGTGTGGCGATGTCGGTTTTGGGAAAACGGAAGTGGCTATCCGCGCCATTTTCAAAGCTGTGACCGCAGGCAAACAGGTGGCTCTGCTAGCACCAACCACCATCCTCACCCAGCAACATTACCACACCCTAAAGGAGCGATTTGCTCCCTATCCCATTCAAGTAGGCTTACTCAATCGCTTCCGCAGCAATGAAGAAAAAAAAGAAATCTTATCCCGTCTCAAAAGTGGCGAATTGGATGTGGTTGTGGGTACCCATCAGTTGCTAGGTAAAGATGTTCACTTTAAGAGCCTTGGTCTTTTGGTCATCGATGAAGAGCAACGTTTTGGCGTTAACCAAAAAGAAAAGATCAAAGCCCTCAAAACCCAGGTGGATGTTCTCACCCTCACGGCTACACCGATCCCTCGCACTCTCTACATGGCCCTTTCCGGACTACGGGAAATGAGCCTGATTCAAACACCCCCTCCCTCCCGTCGCCCGATTAAAACCCATCTTTCCCCCTACAACCCTGAGGTGATTCGCACTGCCATTTGTCAGGAATTGGATCGGGGTGGACAGGTCTTTTATGTGGTCAACCGCATCGAAGGCATTGAAGAAACCAGTGCCAAACTGCGGGAATGGGTACCGGGAGCTCGCATTGCCATCGGTCATGGACAAATGCCAGAAGGTGAACTGGAATCCACCATGTTGGGGTTCAACAACGGCGAAACCGATATTTTGGTCTGTACCACCATCGTCGAATCCGGTCTGGATATCCCGAGGGTGAATACTATTTTGATCGAAAATGCCCAAGCTTTTGGCCTCTCCCAGTTGTACCAATTGCGGGGTCGAGTCGGTCGGGCCGGGATCCAAGCCCATGCCTGGTTATTCTACCGAGAAGATGGGATCCTCAGCGAAGAGGCCCGCAAACGGCTACAGGCCATTCAAGAATTTACCCAACTGGGATCCGGTTACCAATTGGCAATGCGAGACATGGAAATTCGTGGTATCGGGAATCTCTTGGGAACCCAACAATCGGGTCAGCTCAATGCTGTGGGTTTTGATCTGTACCTGGAGATGTTACAGGATGCGATCAAAGAGATTCGTGGCCAAGAGATTCCACAGGTGGAAGATACCCAAATTGACCTAAATGTTACGGCAATGATCCCCCAAAGCTACATACCTGATGGAGATCAAAAAATGCAGGCCTACCGACAATTGGCGACAGCCAGTTCTCGGGTTGAGCTCTTTCAGATCACCCAAGAGTGGCAAGACCGTTTTGGTCCTATACCCAAACCTACCCAAGAACTGTTGCGGGTGATGGAATTAAAACTGATAGCCCGTTCCCTTGGATTTTCGCGCATTAAACCGGCCAAAGAGCATATTGTGCTGGAAACACCCATGGAAGAACCCGCCTGGAATCGCCTCAAGGAAACCCTTCCCGCCCATTTGCAACCTCGCTTTGTCTATCAATCTGGTAAAGTGACGGTGCGTGGATTGGGAATGATGACCCCGCCTCAGCAACTGGAGAACCTTTTGCAATGGCTGGAGAAAATGAACCTCGCTCTGACACGAGAGCGCATGGAAATCGGGATCCAAGTGGCTTCCTAGGGAGTTGTCAGCTGGTTTTCCCCACCTTGAATGTCTAGACTCAAAGAAACAGTTCCGGATCCCGTATGGTTGAGACCTTGCAATTGTGGCTCTATCACCTGGAGCAATGGGCGACTCAACTCGTTCAATTTCAGCTTCAGCACCTTTCTCCTTTTAGCTTGCTGGTGGTGGGCTTGGCCGGAGTGCTCACCAGCCTTTCCCCCTGCATGTTGTCCATGCTCCCCATCACCATCGGTTATATCGGCGGCTATACCCCCAATTCCCCCGAAGCCGCCAACGGGATCCGCTGGCAAGCCTTGATCCAGTCCCTAGGGTTTGCGGCTGGGGTTGCCTTTACCCTGACCTTGTTGGGTTTGGGGGCAGCCTTACTGGGTCGGGTTTACGGACAAACGGGATCCTTTTGGCCCTATGTGATGGGAGTGATTGCCATCCTGATGGGGCTCAACCTGCTAGAGGTGATCCCGCTGCGCTTTCCCGATTGGTTTAACCGCCTTGACATTCCGGGGCACTGGCCGGGGCTGAGCCGGGCCGTTTTACTGGGTTTGACCTTTGGCTTGGTGGCTTCTCCTTGTAGCACGCCGGTTCTGGTGGCTTTACTCAGTTGGGTTGCCACCACAGGCCAACCCTGGGTGGGGGCGGGTTTGCTGTTGGCTTATGGTCTGGGGTTGGTTTTTCCCCTGGTCTTGGCGGGCGTGTTTACCGGATCCCTCAAACAACTGTTATCGATGCGGCGCTGGTCCGGCTGGCTAACCTATGGCAGTGGGGTGATCTTGATTGGGTTTGGCACCCTTACCCTGCTCTCGGCTTGGGCTTAAAGTGGGATCCCTGTCGCTGCGGGCTAAGATAGTGCTCCGCACCTTGCGTAGCAAGAACGGTGGACTGGACTCCCCCTATCAATTTTGCTTTGGTTAACGTGCCCATGGCTCTGGTCTCTTCTGTGCGGCGGTATTTTCGCCATGAACTGCTGCCGTTGCTTGCGGATTTGCGCTTGGCCATTGGTCTGTTACTGGTAATTGCCCTCTTGAGCGCCACAGGTACGGTGATCGAGCAGGACGAAACAGTAGCTTTTTATCAAGCCAATTATCCGGAACATCCGGCTTTGTTTGGCTTTCTCACCTGGCGGGTGATTTTGAATTTGGGGTTGGATCATGTTTATCGCACCCCTTGGTTCTTGGCGATTCTGATCTTGTTTGGCAGCAGCCTCACGGCCTGTTCCTTCACCCGCCAATGGCCGATGTTGAAAGTGGCCCGTCGCTGGAGCTACTTCACCCGTCCGCAATCTTTTCAGCGCCTGCCCTTTCACACCCATTTCCCCCAACAGACCCTACAAGGGATCCCGGAACAGTTGCGACAACTGGGCTATGCGGTCTTTCAGGAGGGGGATCGCCTCTATGCCCGTAAGGGGTTGATCGGCAAAATCGGCCCCATTTTGGTGCATGTCAGTCTGCTGCTGATTCTCCTGGGTGCCATTTGGGGCAGTATCAGCGGCTTTAAGGCGCAAGAATTAATCCCCAGCGGCAGTATCGCCCCCATTCAACACCTGACCGGCGCCGGGGATCTGGCTCGAGCTCACCTACCCACCTGGCAAATTCGGGTGAATCGATTCTGGATTGACTATTCTCCCGAGGGTCGCATTAAGCAGTTTTACTCGGATCTCTCCATACTGGAGCAGGACCAGGAAGTGAAACGGCAAACGATCTCCGTTAACCATCCCCTCTCCTACCAAGGAGTCACCCTCTACCAAGCAGACTGGAGCATCGATAGCGCCCGTATCCGGGTCAACAATAGCCCCAGCTTTCAAATCCCCGTGGTGCCGGTGCGCACCGAGACAGGCAACAAACTTTGGGGGGCTTTTGTGCCCACCAAGCCAGATCTGAGTGAGGGGTTAACCCTACTTTTGCCCGACCTGCAAGGGACGGGACTGCTCTACAACACTGACGGCCAATGGATCGGATCCCTGCGCCAGGGCATGAGTTTAGCCCTGAATGATCAACTCACCCTGTATCTGGATGAGGTGATTGGGGCTACCGGCCTCCAAATTAAGTCGGATCCCGGCATCCCTTGGGTTTATCTCGGGTTTGGGCTGCTGATGGTCGGGGTGGTGATGAGCTATTTCAGCCATAGCCAAATCTGGGCCCTGCAAACCGAGTCGGGCCTTTACCTGGGGGGGAAAACCAACCGCGCCCT belongs to Thermostichus vulcanus str. 'Rupite' and includes:
- the mfd gene encoding transcription-repair coupling factor, translated to MSFIPLVRFLAQSSLIQDLSAQLGSRQWAEVQGLGRIPKGLIASAVAQREQGSLLVITATLEEASRWTAQLEGMGWDTVQFYPTSEASPYEPFDPEPELVWGQFQVLADCLQGKKGVACVATERALQPHLPPPEVFRAFCLRLEVGMELSPKQLGQHLARLGYERVNLVENEGQWSQRGDILDVFPVACEWPVRLEWFGNELEKLREFDPVSQRSQEGIPSIWLTPTGYGSILQPALEAKAEHLSETLQAQLSDPAHPPQGLRRFLGLLYDQPANLLSYLDPSTLILIDEPEQCQAHSQQWLYHAQEQWQLAQAAEPAILPFHRPLDLSPENGIPFARLAVRSFSAPIPNGSNSATFDLKGRAVQAIPHQFGALAKAIREHRKQQLQVWIVSAQPSRAVALLQEHDCPAQYVPNPKDFPALDRQVESHTPVALKYSGLAELEGFILPTLRLVLLTDREFFGQHSLATPTYVRKRRQASSRQVDPNLLQPGDFVVHKAHGIGKFLRLESLTVSNETREYLVIQYSDGLLRVAADQVKALSRYRASSDAPPTLNKMSGSAWEKTKQKVKKSIQKVAFDLLELYAKRAEQTGFAFPPDSPWQQEMEDSFPYPLTPDQIRAVQEVKQDMESPRPMDRLVCGDVGFGKTEVAIRAIFKAVTAGKQVALLAPTTILTQQHYHTLKERFAPYPIQVGLLNRFRSNEEKKEILSRLKSGELDVVVGTHQLLGKDVHFKSLGLLVIDEEQRFGVNQKEKIKALKTQVDVLTLTATPIPRTLYMALSGLREMSLIQTPPPSRRPIKTHLSPYNPEVIRTAICQELDRGGQVFYVVNRIEGIEETSAKLREWVPGARIAIGHGQMPEGELESTMLGFNNGETDILVCTTIVESGLDIPRVNTILIENAQAFGLSQLYQLRGRVGRAGIQAHAWLFYREDGILSEEARKRLQAIQEFTQLGSGYQLAMRDMEIRGIGNLLGTQQSGQLNAVGFDLYLEMLQDAIKEIRGQEIPQVEDTQIDLNVTAMIPQSYIPDGDQKMQAYRQLATASSRVELFQITQEWQDRFGPIPKPTQELLRVMELKLIARSLGFSRIKPAKEHIVLETPMEEPAWNRLKETLPAHLQPRFVYQSGKVTVRGLGMMTPPQQLENLLQWLEKMNLALTRERMEIGIQVAS
- a CDS encoding cytochrome c biogenesis protein CcdA, translated to MVETLQLWLYHLEQWATQLVQFQLQHLSPFSLLVVGLAGVLTSLSPCMLSMLPITIGYIGGYTPNSPEAANGIRWQALIQSLGFAAGVAFTLTLLGLGAALLGRVYGQTGSFWPYVMGVIAILMGLNLLEVIPLRFPDWFNRLDIPGHWPGLSRAVLLGLTFGLVASPCSTPVLVALLSWVATTGQPWVGAGLLLAYGLGLVFPLVLAGVFTGSLKQLLSMRRWSGWLTYGSGVILIGFGTLTLLSAWA
- a CDS encoding cytochrome c biogenesis protein: MALVSSVRRYFRHELLPLLADLRLAIGLLLVIALLSATGTVIEQDETVAFYQANYPEHPALFGFLTWRVILNLGLDHVYRTPWFLAILILFGSSLTACSFTRQWPMLKVARRWSYFTRPQSFQRLPFHTHFPQQTLQGIPEQLRQLGYAVFQEGDRLYARKGLIGKIGPILVHVSLLLILLGAIWGSISGFKAQELIPSGSIAPIQHLTGAGDLARAHLPTWQIRVNRFWIDYSPEGRIKQFYSDLSILEQDQEVKRQTISVNHPLSYQGVTLYQADWSIDSARIRVNNSPSFQIPVVPVRTETGNKLWGAFVPTKPDLSEGLTLLLPDLQGTGLLYNTDGQWIGSLRQGMSLALNDQLTLYLDEVIGATGLQIKSDPGIPWVYLGFGLLMVGVVMSYFSHSQIWALQTESGLYLGGKTNRALVTFEREFCWLVEQHLASPLSSGIPTAADWYPKGL